In the genome of Lysobacter sp. 5GHs7-4, the window GAGGCGCAGGCGCAGACCGACGCCGGCCGCTACGCCGACGCACTGGACGCCTCCAACCGCCACCTGCAATTGTTCGCCGACGCGGTCGCGCACGACCTGCGCGCGCCGCTGCGCTCGATCGAAAGCTTCTCCGGCCTGCTCGCCGACCGCGCCGCCGAGCGCCTGGACGAGACCGACCGCGACTACCTGGACCGCATCCGCGCCGCCGCCGGCCGCATGACCGCGCTGCTGGCCGCGCTCAACGAGCTTTCGCACGTCACCCGCACCGCGATGCGCCAGGCGCGCGTGGACCTGAGCCTGCTCGCCGACTGGGTCGGCGCCGAATTGCTGGACGCCGACCCGCACCGCCGCGCCGACATCCGCGTGCAGCCCGGCCTGTACGTCGAAGGCGACGAGCGCCTGCTCAAGCTGCTGCTGACCCAGCTGATGGGCAACGCCTGGAAGTTCTCGCGCGAGCGCGACCCCATCCGCATCGAGATCAGCGGTGAGCGCGCCGACGGCCGCCTGCGGGTCGGCATCCGCGACTACGGCAGCGGCTTCGACATGCGCTACGTCCACAAACTGTTCGAACCCTTCCAGCGCCTGCACGGACCGGACCAGGGCGGCGGCCACGGCCTGGGCCTGGCGATCGCCAAGCGCATCGCCGACCGCCACCGCGGCCAGATTCAGGTCCAGTCCACGCCCGATGTGGGTAGCTTGTTTACCGTCGAATTGCCCGCTGCCGTGGGCGAGGAAACCGCGCATGCATAAGGTCATCCTGCTGGTCGAAGACAACCCCGACGACGTCGAGCTGACCCGGCTCGCGTTCGAGGAGGCCAAGGTCGCCAACAAACTGGTGGTGGTCGGCGACGGCGCCGAGGCCCTGGACTACCTGTTCGCGCGCGGCCGCTACGCCGACCGCGACCCGGTCGACCTGCCCTCGATCGTGTTGCTGGACCTCAACCTGCCCAAGGTCGACGGCCGCGAAGTGCTGCAGGCGATCCGCGCCAACGAATCCACCCGCACCCTGCCCGTGGTCGTGCTGACCACCAGCACCGAACCTTTCGACGTCGAAGCCAGCTACGCCCTGGGCGTGAACAGCTACATCCAGAAGCCGGTGGATTTCGAACAGTTCGTGTGGGCGGTCAAGCAGGTCGGTTTGTACTGGCTGGTGTTGAACCACCCGCGCACGCCCTGAGCGCAGGGCGCCTGCGCCGCGACGCCGTTCCGCGTCATCCCGCCGCGCCGAACCCCAGTCCGGCCAGACGCGCACGCACCGCGCGCAGGTGCAGGATCGGATAGACGTTGAACGCGATCTGCACCGCCAGGAACACCAGGGTTTCCATCCAGAACCCACGCCAGGCCACGTAAGCGATATACGGCGTGAACAAAACCGCGGCCCAGAAGTGGGTGGCTTCCGCGGACTCGGCCTGGCGCCGCACCGCATCCAGGCTGCGCCGTCCGGCCGAGCGATACACCGAGCCGTTGAGGTAGCGCAGCGGCGTGTTCCGCAGCAGATCGCCGAAACCGCGCACGCCCAGCCGGCGATACCACGGGCGCGCGGACACCTCAGAGTCGACCGCATGCAGCGCGCGAGGCATGCGCAGCACGAACAGCGGCTCGGCGACCTTGGCCAGGCCCATGAAATAGAACATTCCCAGCAAGCCCAGCCAGGGCGAGGCGTAGCCGATCACGCGTCCCAGCATGACGAAGCAGAAGGCGAAGAACGCCGCGGCGGCGATGAGCTTAGTCAGGTTTCGCCAGAACATTCACGCCGACCCCTTGCGAACGCCGTCCATGGTGGCCCTAAATCCGATTGCGCCGCGATCGCGGGTCAGCGCGGTGCATGGCTCCGATTCGCGTGTGTGGGCTAGGCAGCATCATCCGGATCATCGGGCGTCCGAAGTTCCAGTTCCCGAAGACGAGCACGCACGGACGCCAATTGGTCGGCGGCGACGCGAAGCATTTCCTCCGACGATAAACCCTCGAAGCGTTCACGAAAGACCTTGGCCTCACGTGGACTCATGGTTGCGAGCGCCTGTTCCAGCGCTGCGTTTCGCTTGTCGTCGTCGCTCATCGAGAATCCCAGGGGTCCAGGTGTTCGCTAACGTGGGAGGCGCCCACTGCGTGCGCCTTTTTATGGCTCAGGCGGAGCGACCATCGCATGCAAGACCAGTTTGACCACCAAGGCGGCGCGCGACAACAGCAGCAGGACGCCGGTCACCAGGGTCGAGGTCGCTCCGGAGCTGCCGGACGTCATGTGGCTGTCCCAGTACGAGAACGTCAAACCGAACAGCAGGAAGATCGCGCCCAGCCCCAGGAAAGCGAGACTGCTCAGGATCGATAGCCAGGTGGGAAGGCGGAAGAACAGCGAGCCCCACGCGGCAAGAACGAGCAAGAAGTAAACCATGCGGGCGCTCCGGTCACCGTTCGCGGATCTGGACGCGGTCGCCGTGCCGCAGCGCCTCGTCGATCAGCCGCTTGAAGGCCAATGCAGCGATCTCGGCATCCACCAGGTGATCGACGAAGCAAAAGCCGTAAGGCTCGACGGTGTAGTCGTAGGGTGGCCGCGGCGCTTGCGGCGCAGCCGGCAGCTTGCGCTGCAGCGCCGAGCGATCGTAGTGATCGGGTACGACGAACTCGATGGTGTATTCGATTCCCACGCCACGTCCTCCCTGTGTCCGGCGACGGGCACGGCCTGAGCCGCGCAGTGCCATCGGCGTGCCTAGCGCTTGAAATCGGTGTGCTGCTCCAGTTGGTAGATCGCATCCTGCACGTCTTCGAGCTTCGCGTTCAAGGCGCTCTGCGCGTCGTAGAGGCCGCGGTTGTAGTAGTACGCGCCCACTTCCTTGGAGAAGAAATCCAGCAGGAACTCGGCATCGAACTGACCGATCTGCTGGCTCAGTTCCTGCGAGAAATACAGCTGGATCTTGCGCACGAGGAGCGCGGTTTCGTCTTTGCTGAAAGCGATGGTCGACATGAGGCGGCGGTGATCGGGGCAGGGGAAGGGGGCGTCGCGCGGCCGAGGCGTTAACCGCCCCCGTACAGGCGCTCCGCGCGCTGAAACAGAATCCAGCTGGTCGCGATGTACTTGTCGCCGCCCTTGGGCCGGTTGCCGCGGTGGGTGTGGGTGAACGCCGCCGGCGCGATCAACAGGTCGCCCGCGCGCGGGGCGATCTTGCGCTGTTGGTAGAGGAACTCGGTCTCGCCCTGCTCGAAGCCGTCGTTGAGGTAGATGGTCCACAACAGGTGGCGGTGCAGGGTTTCGGCGTTGGGGTCGCGCGGGAACAGCTCGCAGTGCCAGTACGGGTAACCGCCGCGGTCGGCGGTGTAGCGCTGCAGGTTGATCGCGCCCGGGCGCAGCACGGCCTGCACCACCGGCGCCAGGGTGGCATCGTCCATCGCGGCCAGGCGTTCGCTGGTGAGGCGGTGGCGGCCCTGGCCGTCGGCGCCGGGCACTTCCAGCATCAGCGGTGCGATCAGGGTGTGCGGATAGCGGCGCAGGTAATGCAGCAGGCCGGCGAACACGGCGTTGTTCAACGCGGCCTCGGCGTCGCGCCATTCTTCGCGACCCGTGATGGTCAGGTCGCGGCTGTCCTTGAGCTCGGGCATCACGCCGCCGCCGACCCGGCCGGGCGCGACATCGCCGCTGGTGTCGAAGCGTTGCAGCAGCGCCGCGCAGGCGGCGCGGTCCAGCGCCTGCGGGTACACCTCGATGAAGTCGTTGGGGACGGGCTGCGGCGGGGCGTCGGTCATGCGCGGCTCTACGCAATGCATCGGGAAAGCGGTCATCCTCGCACGCGCAAACCGCATTGCAAAAACGCAAGCTCGCGTGCGCCGTACCGGCCGGCGCCTGTGTGCGCGATGGTGAAACGTTTACGTTCCCAAGCGTGCTCGCTGGGTGCGAATTTTTCCAAGAAAGCACATATAAATCAGCTATTTGATGGGTTGGCAAGGGCTTCGCTTCGACAGGTCTATCCCGGCGCATGGCCTGCGTGCAGGGCCGTCGGTCGCTAGCCAATCACCCACTGGGGTGGCCGGGACCATGCCCCGACTGCGGCATGCGCTGATCGCGGACGACGCGCTCCGCGGCGGCCAGGGCGTGGTCCGGGTCAACCAGGCGGCGGGAGTCGGGAGCGCCTCGACGAACGCGATCGTGCCCAGGTTGCCGGGGGCACTCCAAACTCCGGCGTCACGCTTTTTAGCTCCCTCCTTTGGAAAAGGAGGGTTGGGGAGGATTTGCTTTTGGTGTTGTTTTGCTTCTTCTGACCGAAGGTCAAAGGCTTCCGCCTGCTGCGCATGCGGGTCACTTTCTCTTGCTGACCCAAGAGAAAGTAACCAAAGAGAAGGGTCTGAGCCCAGAGCTCCCGTGTGGCTTCGGTTCTTGCGCCGGGATTTTTCGATAGGACATCCCTGTCCTATCGAAAAACGGCGCGCGTCCTGCGCGCCGCCCTCCGGGTCTGGGAGTGGTCGTGTGGCTTCGGATCAATGGACTTCAATGCCGGAGCAAACTCAACAGCAACAGCAACAGCAACGGCCATTGCGGCAGGATCTGCTCTCTGTGGGAGCGGCGTGAGCCGCGATTTCCCCGAGTGCCGCGAATCCCAATGCAAGAGGACGCGGCAATCCACTCACCACCTCAAGCCACGCTCACCGAATCCGGCGCCCCCGGATCGTCGCCGCTGCGCAAGCCATGCCGCTGCATCAGCCGATACAGCGTGACCCGCGACACCGACAGCTCGCGCGCGGCGTCGATCAGGCGGCCGCGGTTGCGCTGCAGGGCGCGTTCGATCGCGTCCTTGGTGGCGGCGTCGCGGACCTCGTCCAAGGTCGGCGGTGGTTGCGTCGAGGCGCTGTCGATATGCAGATCGGTGGCGGTGATCAGCCGGCCTTCGGCCATGACCACGGCCTGGCGCACGCGGTTGATCAGCTCGCGCACGTTGCCCGGCCACGGATGGCTGTGCAGGGCGTGGCGCGCGCAGGGCGAGAAACCCTTGAGGGTGCGCTGGCTCTCCTGCGAATAGCGCCGCAGCGCGTGCTCGGCCAAACGGTCGATATCGCCACCGCGGTCGCGCAGCGGCGGCTGCTGCAGGCGTAGCACGCACAGGCGGTGGTACAGGTCGGCGCGGAAGCGGCCGTCGGCGACCGCCGCGTCCAGGTCGTGGTGGGTGGCCGAGACGATGCGCACGTCGATCGGGATCTGCTCGTGCCCGCCCAGCCGCTCGATGCTGCCCTGCTGCAGGAAGCGCAGCAGCGAGGCCTGGCTTTCCAGCGGCAGGTCGCCGATCTCGTCCAGGAACAGGGTGCCGCCGTTGGCCATCTCGATCCGTCCCAGCTTGCGCTGCTGGGCGCCGGTGAACGCGCCGCGTTCGTAGCCGAACAATTCCGACTGCACCAGGCTGTGCGGGATCGCGCCGCAGTTGATCGCCACGAACGGATGCGCGTGCCGGCGCGAGTGCCGGTGCACCGCGGTCGCGGCCAGTTCCTTGCCGGTGCCGGTCTCGCCGGCGATGAACACCGGCGCCTCGGTCAACGCCGCCTTGCGCAGCGTGCGGCACAGCATGCGCATCGCCGCGCTCTCGCCGATCATGCCGTCGAAGCCGGCCTCGCTGGTGGTCTCGCCGCGCTCGCAGGCCAGCGTGGCCATGCCGTGCGCATGACCGATCACCGTGTTCAGCACGGCCTCGGGGCAGGGCAGGGTGACGTAGTCGTAGCAGTAGTCGCGGATCAGCCGCCGCACCGGCTCCTCGTCCAACTGCGCGGCGTCGACGCCGGCGACCCAGCCGACGTTGTTGGCCGACAGCGCGCTGCCGAACTCGGCCAGATCGTGGTGGGTGAAGCCCTCGCGCAGGTCCAGCAGGGCCGCGTGCGGCTGGCGCGGGTCGTGTTGCAGGATACGCAGCACGCTGCGCGAGTCGGGGGCGCGGCGCAGGTTCCAGCCCATGCTTTGCAGCTGCCCAAGGCAGAGCACCCGTCCGGCGCTGCCGCGGGTGACGTAGATCAGTTCGCGCGATGGTGGTTCCCGGGGCACAGGTTCGCGCGTGGCCGCGTCCCTGCCTGCCGGATCGTGCTTACCCGCGCCTCGAGCACCGGGCTCGCGCGGTCCACCGTTGGCCATCGCCCTGCTCTCCGCGCCCATAACGCGTTCCACGCCGCTGTTCGTGGGCAAGAGTTATCAACGCGGGGGATGACGAAGAGCGGTCACCGCGATGACGGTCATCGCGGTGGGCGGACTTCGCAGAGCATGGCGCCGAGCCCAAGCACGAATCGCGCCAGACTCGGTTCATGCATGCAAACCTTGCCGACGCGGTGCGTAGCGGTCAGGCCTGCGCGTCGTGCTCGGCGTGGTAACGCACCGCGGTTTCGACTTCGCGCTTGCTGCCCAGGAACACCGGCACGCGCATGTGCAGGCCGGTGGGCTGCACTTCCAGCATGCGCTGACGGCCGGTGCTGGCCGCGCCGCCGGCCTGCTCGACCAGGAAGCTCATCGGATTGGCCTCGTACATCAGGCGCAGCTTGCCGCCCTGCGCCTCGCACTTGGCGTCCAGCGGATAGCTGAAGATGCCGCCGCGAGTCAGGATGCGGTGCACGTCGGCCACCATC includes:
- a CDS encoding response regulator; protein product: MHKVILLVEDNPDDVELTRLAFEEAKVANKLVVVGDGAEALDYLFARGRYADRDPVDLPSIVLLDLNLPKVDGREVLQAIRANESTRTLPVVVLTTSTEPFDVEASYALGVNSYIQKPVDFEQFVWAVKQVGLYWLVLNHPRTP
- a CDS encoding 2OG-Fe(II) oxygenase yields the protein MTDAPPQPVPNDFIEVYPQALDRAACAALLQRFDTSGDVAPGRVGGGVMPELKDSRDLTITGREEWRDAEAALNNAVFAGLLHYLRRYPHTLIAPLMLEVPGADGQGRHRLTSERLAAMDDATLAPVVQAVLRPGAINLQRYTADRGGYPYWHCELFPRDPNAETLHRHLLWTIYLNDGFEQGETEFLYQQRKIAPRAGDLLIAPAAFTHTHRGNRPKGGDKYIATSWILFQRAERLYGGG
- a CDS encoding sigma-54 dependent transcriptional regulator, whose translation is MPREPPSRELIYVTRGSAGRVLCLGQLQSMGWNLRRAPDSRSVLRILQHDPRQPHAALLDLREGFTHHDLAEFGSALSANNVGWVAGVDAAQLDEEPVRRLIRDYCYDYVTLPCPEAVLNTVIGHAHGMATLACERGETTSEAGFDGMIGESAAMRMLCRTLRKAALTEAPVFIAGETGTGKELAATAVHRHSRRHAHPFVAINCGAIPHSLVQSELFGYERGAFTGAQQRKLGRIEMANGGTLFLDEIGDLPLESQASLLRFLQQGSIERLGGHEQIPIDVRIVSATHHDLDAAVADGRFRADLYHRLCVLRLQQPPLRDRGGDIDRLAEHALRRYSQESQRTLKGFSPCARHALHSHPWPGNVRELINRVRQAVVMAEGRLITATDLHIDSASTQPPPTLDEVRDAATKDAIERALQRNRGRLIDAARELSVSRVTLYRLMQRHGLRSGDDPGAPDSVSVA
- a CDS encoding ATP-binding protein, with translation MTEAAAQETGEDRFRMAMQASGIGMAIVDLQGRWVEVNPVLERLLGFDARDMVGRPAAEFTHPDDVALSRGFLEGLTDGAIPALDVRKRYLRRDGSPVWTHANVAVVRGPDNAPRCLLVQIRDIGAQVEAEAQAQTDAGRYADALDASNRHLQLFADAVAHDLRAPLRSIESFSGLLADRAAERLDETDRDYLDRIRAAAGRMTALLAALNELSHVTRTAMRQARVDLSLLADWVGAELLDADPHRRADIRVQPGLYVEGDERLLKLLLTQLMGNAWKFSRERDPIRIEISGERADGRLRVGIRDYGSGFDMRYVHKLFEPFQRLHGPDQGGGHGLGLAIAKRIADRHRGQIQVQSTPDVGSLFTVELPAAVGEETAHA
- a CDS encoding DUF2164 domain-containing protein, with protein sequence MSTIAFSKDETALLVRKIQLYFSQELSQQIGQFDAEFLLDFFSKEVGAYYYNRGLYDAQSALNAKLEDVQDAIYQLEQHTDFKR